The Micromonospora sp. NBC_00421 genome contains a region encoding:
- a CDS encoding alpha/beta hydrolase: MPQRTRSLAAAGIAGLVLATVAVVPAAAAPGSPHTLPVTPDRTSRTEARRVDSVPTPKLDWYACYDYAECATARLPLDYDKPKGATTEVALLRVKARDRQARVGSLFLNPGGPGGSGTDIALAAPYFLGDDLLDRFDIVGIDPRGVAASSNVKCFPSVKEQTRAYAGLNVAFPWTKAEEQAYLKSSKAVGQACSTTGRPLTSAMSTAEVARDMDVLRRAVGDKKLSYLGFSYGTALGQYYANMFPDRVRAVVVDGVLDPNAWVGQGKARDQLQETRLRSADGAYRALREILVRCDKAGPQACSLASGDPVASYELVAKRLRQKPVVVDDPDAGSFTVSYADFVGASLSALYSPYGWEPIVDSTEQLLVLTDPQSVSPARLAEARAALGRLAVQAREQRRFDFPYYNGLETFLSVDCTDGYHPKKLADWPALSAQEDKRAPYFGRLWAWGTAPCARDAWTVRDADAWTGPFDRRTAAPVLVVGNYWDPATNYQGAVSSAQLLPNSRLLSSDSWGHTAYGTSACVTGAVDAYLLRGALPAKGTVCVGDDQPFVETPEPAGRAATSKGALAAAGLPARGEPKRLPPVVAPLPALGSLAVR; encoded by the coding sequence GTGCCACAAAGAACCCGGTCCCTGGCCGCGGCGGGCATCGCCGGCCTGGTCCTCGCCACGGTGGCGGTCGTGCCGGCCGCCGCCGCACCCGGCAGCCCGCACACCCTCCCCGTCACTCCCGACCGGACCAGCCGCACCGAGGCCCGGCGCGTCGACAGCGTGCCCACGCCGAAGCTCGACTGGTACGCCTGCTACGACTACGCCGAGTGCGCCACCGCCCGGCTGCCGCTGGACTACGACAAGCCGAAGGGCGCCACCACCGAGGTCGCCCTGCTCCGGGTGAAGGCCCGTGACCGGCAGGCCCGGGTCGGCAGCCTCTTCCTCAACCCGGGTGGCCCGGGTGGCTCCGGCACCGACATCGCGCTGGCCGCGCCGTACTTCCTCGGCGACGACCTGCTCGACCGGTTCGACATCGTCGGCATCGACCCGCGCGGCGTCGCCGCCAGCAGCAACGTCAAGTGCTTCCCGTCGGTCAAGGAGCAGACCAGGGCGTACGCCGGCCTGAACGTCGCCTTCCCGTGGACGAAGGCCGAGGAGCAGGCGTACCTGAAGTCGTCGAAGGCCGTCGGTCAGGCGTGCTCGACCACCGGCCGGCCGCTGACCTCGGCGATGTCCACCGCCGAGGTGGCCCGGGACATGGACGTGCTGCGCCGGGCGGTAGGCGACAAGAAGCTCAGCTACCTCGGCTTCAGCTACGGCACCGCCCTCGGCCAGTACTACGCGAACATGTTCCCGGACCGGGTCCGCGCGGTGGTCGTCGACGGGGTGCTCGACCCGAACGCCTGGGTTGGCCAGGGCAAGGCCCGCGACCAGCTCCAGGAGACCCGGCTGCGCAGCGCCGACGGGGCGTACCGGGCGCTGCGTGAGATCCTGGTCCGCTGCGACAAGGCCGGTCCGCAGGCGTGCTCCCTCGCCTCCGGTGACCCGGTCGCCTCGTACGAGCTGGTGGCGAAGCGGCTGCGCCAGAAGCCCGTGGTGGTCGACGATCCGGACGCCGGTTCGTTCACCGTCAGCTACGCCGACTTCGTGGGCGCCAGCCTCAGCGCGCTCTACAGCCCCTACGGCTGGGAGCCGATCGTGGACAGCACCGAGCAGTTGCTCGTTCTCACCGATCCGCAGTCGGTGTCGCCGGCCCGCCTCGCCGAGGCCCGCGCGGCGCTCGGTCGGCTCGCCGTGCAGGCCCGGGAGCAGCGACGGTTCGACTTCCCGTACTACAACGGGCTGGAGACCTTCCTCAGTGTCGACTGCACCGACGGGTACCACCCGAAGAAGCTCGCGGACTGGCCCGCGCTCAGCGCCCAGGAGGACAAGCGGGCGCCCTACTTCGGGCGGCTCTGGGCCTGGGGCACCGCGCCCTGCGCCCGGGACGCCTGGACGGTGCGCGACGCCGACGCCTGGACCGGGCCGTTCGACCGGCGGACCGCCGCGCCGGTGCTGGTGGTGGGCAACTACTGGGACCCGGCCACCAACTACCAGGGCGCGGTGAGCTCGGCGCAGCTGCTGCCGAACAGCCGGCTGCTCAGCAGCGACAGTTGGGGTCACACGGCGTACGGGACGTCGGCCTGTGTGACAGGGGCGGTCGACGCGTACCTGCTGCGGGGTGCGTTGCCGGCGAAGGGCACCGTCTGCGTCGGCGACGACCAGCCGTTCGTCGAGACGCCGGAGCCGGCCGGGCGGGCCGCCACCTCCAAGGGCGCGCTGGCCGCCGCCGGGTTGCCGGCCCGGGGCGAGCCGAAGCGGCTGCCGCCGGTCGTCGCGCCGCTGCCCGCGTTGGGCTCGCTGGCCGTGCGCTGA
- a CDS encoding transporter substrate-binding domain-containing protein — translation MNDVSARHRVRSVATTLAVALTLTLAAAAGCDNRREPSLPSVRDKLRESHIDGQSKIKIGVATTEPLMGELRNGAHVGFDVEIARYVASYLGYEGDQRIEWVSVTTEDRIPALQGGVVDLVVSSFSITEEREKLVSFAGPYFVTTQEVMVPTRLKDKIRTIEDLREPQYKVCTSGGSTTEAELAKHDVKALVVKEVGDCVKGIREGRYDAVSSDETILAGFLSLYPTEFEIVDMPFGTSELLGIGVPIGDPALRDLVAFALQKSYLQGRNGISSPWLTAYNRTLGPWLKAEKAQPQPLNVPQLVDFDDKAPTR, via the coding sequence ATGAACGACGTCTCCGCCCGCCATCGGGTCCGTTCGGTCGCCACCACCCTGGCGGTGGCGCTGACCCTCACCCTGGCCGCCGCCGCCGGCTGCGACAACCGGCGCGAACCGTCGCTGCCCTCGGTCCGCGACAAACTGCGGGAGTCGCACATCGACGGTCAGTCGAAGATCAAGATCGGGGTGGCGACCACCGAGCCCCTGATGGGCGAGTTGCGCAACGGCGCACACGTCGGCTTCGACGTGGAGATCGCCCGCTACGTCGCCTCCTACCTCGGCTACGAGGGTGACCAGCGCATCGAGTGGGTCTCGGTGACCACCGAGGACCGCATCCCCGCCCTCCAGGGTGGCGTGGTCGACCTGGTGGTCTCCAGCTTCTCGATCACCGAGGAGCGGGAGAAGCTGGTCAGCTTCGCCGGGCCGTACTTCGTCACCACCCAGGAGGTGATGGTGCCGACCCGGCTCAAGGACAAGATCCGCACCATCGAGGACCTCCGCGAACCGCAGTACAAGGTCTGCACCAGCGGCGGCTCCACCACCGAGGCCGAGTTGGCCAAGCACGACGTGAAGGCGCTCGTGGTCAAGGAGGTCGGCGACTGCGTCAAGGGGATCCGGGAGGGCCGCTACGACGCGGTCAGCTCCGACGAGACGATCCTCGCCGGTTTCCTCTCCCTCTACCCGACCGAGTTCGAGATCGTCGACATGCCGTTCGGTACCAGCGAGCTGCTCGGGATCGGTGTGCCGATAGGCGATCCGGCCCTGCGTGACCTGGTGGCCTTCGCCCTGCAGAAGAGCTACCTGCAGGGGCGCAACGGGATCAGCAGCCCGTGGCTCACCGCGTACAACCGGACCCTCGGGCCGTGGCTCAAGGCGGAGAAGGCGCAACCGCAGCCGCTGAACGTGCCGCAGCTGGTCGACTTCGACGACAAGGCGCCGACCCGGTGA
- a CDS encoding acyl-CoA dehydrogenase family protein, with the protein MNFDLTPEQDQLRDAVRALGRRYGHAYFVEKARSGGHTTELWDEAGRLGYLGVNVPTEYGGGGGGLTELAIVCEELAAAGCPLLLLVVSPAIAVTVINRHGTEEQRKRFLPGFADGSLKVVFAITEPEAGSNFHRLGTVARRDGDDWLLSGRKCYISGVDEAQYVLVVARTEDATTGKLKPALFVVPTDAAGLTRSRLDMEIVSPENQFLLYLDDVRLPADALVGGSLDAGLPALFAGLNPERITVAAMGVGTGRYAIERASEYTATRKVWGGRTIGAHQGVSHPLAHAAVQVELARLMIGKAATLYDAGRDLEAGVSGNMAKYAAGEAAALAVDTAVQALGGAGMTTEYGVATLLGAVRAGRIAPVSREMILNFVAQHVLGQEKSY; encoded by the coding sequence ATGAACTTCGACCTCACCCCCGAGCAGGACCAGCTCCGCGACGCCGTCCGCGCGCTGGGCCGCCGGTACGGCCACGCCTACTTCGTCGAGAAGGCGAGGTCGGGCGGGCACACCACCGAGCTGTGGGACGAGGCCGGTCGGCTCGGCTACCTGGGCGTCAACGTCCCCACCGAGTACGGCGGCGGCGGTGGCGGCCTCACCGAGCTGGCCATCGTCTGCGAGGAGTTGGCCGCCGCCGGCTGCCCGCTGCTGCTGCTGGTGGTCTCGCCGGCCATCGCCGTCACGGTGATCAACCGGCACGGCACCGAGGAGCAGCGCAAGCGCTTCCTGCCCGGCTTCGCCGACGGCTCGCTGAAGGTGGTCTTCGCGATCACCGAGCCGGAGGCCGGGTCGAACTTCCACCGGCTCGGCACGGTGGCCCGCCGCGACGGCGACGACTGGCTGCTCTCCGGCCGCAAGTGCTACATCTCCGGCGTGGACGAGGCGCAGTACGTGCTGGTGGTGGCCCGGACCGAGGACGCGACCACCGGGAAGCTCAAGCCGGCGCTGTTCGTGGTGCCGACCGACGCGGCCGGGCTGACCCGGTCCCGGCTGGACATGGAGATCGTCTCCCCGGAGAACCAGTTCCTGCTCTACCTGGACGACGTCCGACTGCCCGCCGACGCGCTTGTCGGCGGGTCGTTGGACGCCGGCCTGCCGGCGCTGTTCGCCGGGCTGAACCCGGAGCGGATCACGGTCGCCGCGATGGGCGTCGGCACCGGTCGGTACGCCATCGAGCGGGCGAGTGAGTACACCGCCACCCGCAAGGTCTGGGGCGGCCGGACCATCGGCGCACACCAGGGCGTGTCCCACCCGCTGGCGCACGCGGCGGTGCAGGTGGAGCTGGCCCGCCTCATGATCGGAAAGGCGGCCACCCTGTACGACGCGGGCCGCGACCTGGAGGCCGGGGTCTCCGGCAACATGGCCAAGTACGCCGCCGGGGAGGCCGCCGCGCTGGCCGTGGACACCGCCGTGCAGGCCCTCGGCGGGGCCGGCATGACCACCGAGTACGGCGTGGCGACGCTGCTCGGCGCGGTCCGGGCCGGCCGGATCGCCCCGGTCAGCCGGGAGATGATCCTCAACTTCGTCGCCCAGCACGTGCTGGGTCAGGAGAAGTCCTACTGA